ATAAAAGTAGTCTTAGCAATAATTGCAGGTCTTATTACGGCAGGAATAAGAATTTGGGGTATGTTACCGGAAGGGGTAAGTTACGGTATATTAATAGCAAACTGTTTATCGGGAATTACTGAAATGATTATAAAACCCCATATTTATGGTGTAAAGCTTAAAAGCAAAAAATAAGTCATACTTAAGAATGCTTTAGTAATTTAATAGATTATTAGAAAAAGTGAGGGAATTATTATGAAAGACAACAGATTAAAAGGTATTATTGCTTTGGCAGTAGTAACAGTATTGGCCTTTGGTATTATTTATGGCAGCAAAATATTAGTTAAGGATGAAGCAAATAATCAGAAAGATGTAGGTCAGAATGATGAAAATCTTCCCGGCTCAATAGATGTATCAGGAGCAGAAGGTATTGTTTCTGCTAGAGAGATTACCGATGATGCCGGCAATATTACAGCCTACTCAGTAGTTGCTGAGGCTACCGGTTTTGCTACAAAGCCTGTTACCATGGAAGTTGTATTTGAAAATGATGCTAAAACAATCAAGGAATTAAAAGTAGTAAGCCATGCCGAAACTCCCGGTTATGGTCAAAAAATGGAAGAGGAAAGTTTCCTAAATCAATTTAAGGGAATTTCTGCTCCTATTTATCTTAGGGGAAAAGCTCCTGTTGCAGATACAAGCAACCAAGATGTTACTGCCCCTACACAAGAGGGTTACCAAGACGGAATTTATCGTGTAGAAGCCGAT
This genomic interval from Herbinix luporum contains the following:
- a CDS encoding FMN-binding protein, with the translated sequence MKDNRLKGIIALAVVTVLAFGIIYGSKILVKDEANNQKDVGQNDENLPGSIDVSGAEGIVSAREITDDAGNITAYSVVAEATGFATKPVTMEVVFENDAKTIKELKVVSHAETPGYGQKMEEESFLNQFKGISAPIYLRGKAPVADTSNQDVTAPTQEGYQDGIYRVEADEVDNKGYLYMLTIKVEEGKITSLVFDSMNREGEYKSYLSTVGEYVMTDDGPTWKEQADALANYVLEKQSIDGLTVDENGKTDVVSGVSISINNFLDLAKKALQMAKTGEGAESTGSDEAGYVDGDSGEVGEIDGISGATVTSNAIIKLVNNAYDFISDYAK